The following coding sequences are from one Paenibacillus sp. JDR-2 window:
- a CDS encoding FtsB family cell division protein — protein sequence MTTATANPSTGNAGSKRRLRIWAMCITLFLCWAAYTFIGQIKDARATQAQLTEIKKQVDDSTLQSKQLQQQIDRLNDPEYIRQLATKEQGMVTPGEQQIQVIK from the coding sequence ATGACGACTGCCACAGCCAATCCATCGACAGGGAACGCAGGATCCAAACGCCGTCTGCGCATATGGGCCATGTGCATCACTCTATTTTTGTGCTGGGCGGCGTATACCTTTATAGGTCAAATCAAGGATGCGCGTGCCACACAAGCGCAATTGACGGAGATCAAGAAGCAGGTAGATGATTCCACTCTGCAGTCCAAGCAGCTTCAACAACAGATAGATCGGCTTAACGATCCGGAATATATCAGACAACTTGCAACGAAGGAACAAGGAATGGTAACACCTGGAGAACAGCAGATTCAGGTCATTAAATAG
- a CDS encoding S1 domain-containing RNA-binding protein, which produces MAIEVGAKLEGKVTGITHFGAFVDLSGGVTGLVHISEIADNYVKDVKDHLKIDDVVKVKVINVDKDGKIGLSIKQAVDRPEGQQAAPQREPRAGGGGGFNRGGGGQDRGGRPFNKQSAGRPSYNKPSFEDKMSRFLKDSEERISSLKKNTEGKRGGRGAKRV; this is translated from the coding sequence ATGGCAATTGAAGTAGGAGCCAAGTTAGAAGGCAAAGTGACAGGCATAACGCATTTCGGAGCATTCGTTGATTTGTCCGGGGGTGTCACAGGGCTCGTTCACATCTCGGAAATTGCCGATAACTACGTCAAAGACGTGAAGGATCACCTGAAAATTGACGATGTTGTTAAAGTCAAAGTGATCAACGTTGATAAAGACGGTAAGATCGGACTTTCCATTAAACAGGCAGTTGACCGGCCTGAGGGCCAGCAAGCAGCACCACAACGTGAACCACGCGCAGGCGGTGGCGGAGGTTTTAACCGTGGAGGCGGCGGTCAAGATCGCGGTGGACGTCCTTTCAACAAGCAGTCGGCTGGCAGACCGTCTTACAACAAACCGTCATTCGAGGATAAAATGTCTCGCTTCCTGAAAGATAGCGAAGAACGTATTTCCTCCCTGAAGAAAAATACCGAAGGCAAACGCGGCGGCCGCGGTGCTAAACGGGTCTAA
- the spoIIE gene encoding stage II sporulation protein E — protein MKKENVIMFPAGEQQMGWGHSMMEKSRGWLSSRRLVQLVLAKKWTIMLVGLGFLLGRAVILESLMPFAAAYFAVVYFLRKDAFAWTAVSLVAGSWFAVTPAPLWIGMELAVLFLLFKGLEAYEKAELGTAPLLVFISTLLVQLFGLFIGDTMSWYGFMMVVVEAALSFVLTLVFIQAIPVLTMAKKTASLKNEEIICLMILLASVMTGAVGWQIYGLSVEHIMSRFLLLLFALAGGAPLGACVGVVAGLILSLADFNAVVQMSLLAFAGLLAGLLREGGKAAVAFGMLLGTSILAIYVGSGSDVMTSTWESVTAAVLLMLTPKIMIRTIARYVPGTNEHAKSQHEYAKRVRDVTAERVSQYSEVFRQLSKSFGQLNNTAGAVKQEEELNHFMQAVSARSCADCHRNKACWEGKYFQTYQMMKDMISAVDEDRIPTHNMPRTWASHCAKPAQVLGIIEQEYELYKNDMHWKKQIFDSRQLVADQLSGVSQVMEDLAHEIKREGQTLHLQEEQIREALEGLGLSIQEIEVINLEEGNVEIELYHHFARGYDECRKIIAPLLSDILGEHVAVKTERPAEKNGEPTLVVFGSAKEFEVETGIAGAAKGGDLLSGDSFSMLELGNGKFAVAISDGMGNGERARQESSAALSILQQLLKSGMDEKLAIKSVNSILLLRSPDEVFATIDLAMIDLYTARTTFMKIGSTPSFIKRGNEVIPVTANNLPVGILQDIEFDLISMPLQPGDTIVMMSDGIYDAPGHAVNKEMWMKRMIQELKTDEPQEMADALLETVVRYHEGDIKDDMTVLVARIDKHLPEWASFRWPGINRLERPRTVS, from the coding sequence ATGAAAAAAGAAAATGTCATTATGTTTCCTGCAGGTGAGCAACAAATGGGATGGGGACATTCCATGATGGAAAAGAGCCGTGGGTGGTTATCTTCAAGAAGGCTGGTCCAGCTGGTGCTGGCAAAGAAATGGACAATCATGCTCGTGGGGCTTGGCTTTCTCCTTGGAAGGGCGGTGATTCTGGAATCCCTGATGCCCTTTGCTGCGGCTTACTTTGCGGTCGTCTACTTTCTTCGAAAAGACGCGTTCGCCTGGACAGCCGTATCGCTTGTGGCCGGGAGCTGGTTCGCGGTTACGCCCGCACCCTTATGGATCGGGATGGAGCTCGCCGTTCTATTCTTATTATTTAAAGGCCTGGAGGCTTACGAGAAGGCGGAGCTCGGGACTGCTCCCTTACTCGTCTTTATCTCCACCTTACTTGTGCAGCTATTTGGACTCTTCATAGGAGATACGATGAGCTGGTATGGGTTCATGATGGTAGTGGTGGAGGCAGCGCTCAGCTTTGTGCTTACGCTTGTCTTTATTCAGGCCATACCGGTTCTGACCATGGCAAAGAAAACCGCCTCTCTCAAGAATGAAGAGATCATCTGCCTAATGATTCTGCTTGCCTCCGTTATGACCGGAGCGGTAGGCTGGCAAATTTACGGTCTGTCCGTCGAACATATTATGTCGCGCTTCCTGTTGCTATTGTTTGCCCTTGCAGGCGGAGCTCCGCTTGGCGCCTGTGTCGGCGTAGTTGCCGGACTTATTCTTAGTCTCGCCGACTTTAATGCGGTTGTGCAAATGAGCTTGCTTGCTTTCGCGGGGCTATTGGCCGGCCTTCTGCGTGAAGGCGGTAAAGCCGCGGTTGCCTTCGGCATGCTGCTCGGCACCTCGATCCTAGCCATCTATGTGGGAAGCGGATCGGATGTGATGACCTCGACATGGGAGTCGGTCACCGCAGCTGTCCTGCTTATGCTTACCCCCAAAATTATGATTCGAACCATCGCCCGCTATGTTCCGGGTACAAACGAGCATGCCAAGTCGCAGCATGAGTATGCCAAGCGTGTACGCGATGTAACAGCGGAGCGGGTATCCCAATATTCGGAGGTGTTCCGCCAGCTCTCGAAGAGCTTTGGCCAGCTCAATAACACGGCAGGGGCCGTGAAGCAGGAGGAGGAGCTTAATCATTTCATGCAGGCGGTATCGGCGCGAAGCTGTGCAGACTGCCACCGGAATAAGGCTTGCTGGGAGGGCAAGTATTTTCAAACCTATCAAATGATGAAGGACATGATCTCGGCGGTGGACGAGGACCGCATTCCAACGCATAATATGCCGCGTACATGGGCGTCCCATTGCGCGAAGCCGGCACAGGTGCTTGGCATTATCGAGCAGGAGTACGAGCTTTATAAGAATGATATGCACTGGAAAAAACAAATATTCGATTCCCGTCAGCTTGTGGCGGATCAATTATCGGGCGTATCGCAGGTGATGGAGGACCTGGCGCACGAGATTAAAAGGGAGGGGCAGACCCTGCATTTGCAGGAGGAACAGATTCGTGAAGCATTGGAGGGACTAGGCTTATCCATACAGGAGATTGAGGTTATTAATCTGGAAGAGGGGAATGTGGAAATCGAGCTGTACCATCATTTTGCCAGAGGCTACGACGAATGCCGCAAAATTATCGCTCCGCTCTTATCGGATATACTGGGCGAGCATGTGGCCGTCAAAACGGAGAGACCGGCTGAGAAGAATGGCGAACCAACCCTTGTTGTGTTTGGTTCGGCCAAGGAATTTGAGGTAGAGACAGGCATTGCCGGTGCCGCCAAAGGAGGCGACCTGCTGTCGGGAGACAGCTTCAGTATGCTCGAGCTTGGCAATGGCAAATTCGCCGTGGCCATTAGTGACGGCATGGGCAATGGAGAACGCGCGCGCCAGGAGAGCAGCGCAGCCCTGTCGATTTTGCAGCAGCTTTTGAAGTCCGGGATGGACGAGAAGCTTGCCATCAAATCGGTTAATTCGATTCTTCTCTTGCGATCGCCGGATGAGGTGTTCGCGACTATCGATCTGGCAATGATCGATTTATATACGGCGAGGACGACCTTTATGAAGATTGGCTCGACGCCAAGCTTTATTAAACGAGGAAACGAGGTGATTCCGGTAACGGCAAATAACTTGCCTGTCGGTATTTTGCAGGATATCGAATTTGACCTGATCTCCATGCCGCTGCAGCCGGGCGACACGATCGTTATGATGAGCGACGGAATTTATGATGCGCCGGGCCATGCTGTCAATAAGGAGATGTGGATGAAGAGGATGATTCAGGAGCTGAAGACCGATGAGCCGCAGGAAATGGCCGATGCCCTGCTGGAGACCGTGGTGAGGTATCATGAGGGCGATATTAAAGACGATATGACGGTGCTTGTCGCAAGGATCGATAAGCATTTGCCGGAATGGGCGTCATTCCGATGGCCGGGAATTAACCGGCTGGAGCGGCCGCGGACGGTTAGCTGA
- a CDS encoding vWA domain-containing protein codes for MKQILLVTDGCSNVGMSPVVAAAHAKAEGIAVNVVGILDYGDVGELGASEIEEIARAGGGLSRLVNMRQLSQTVQMMTRKTAVQTIQLAVQKELKQVLGNGSIEALPPEKRSEVVRVIDELGETSKLQVALLIDASASMKPKLRAVEEAIHDLMLSLQARQGKSEIAVFHFPSSKHGEDCKLDLDWTDNLKGISSIFTKFPMSGTTPTGPAMMQVIDFYRQGDYGKKSRNDETDGMMSDYVV; via the coding sequence ATGAAACAAATATTGCTGGTGACGGATGGCTGCTCCAACGTGGGAATGAGTCCGGTTGTAGCTGCGGCGCATGCGAAGGCGGAGGGTATTGCGGTCAACGTGGTAGGTATTCTTGATTATGGCGATGTAGGAGAGCTCGGTGCATCCGAAATAGAAGAGATTGCTCGTGCCGGGGGGGGCCTGAGCAGGCTTGTGAATATGCGGCAGCTGTCGCAGACGGTTCAAATGATGACGAGAAAAACCGCGGTTCAAACGATACAGCTGGCAGTCCAAAAGGAATTGAAGCAGGTGCTTGGCAACGGCTCGATCGAAGCGCTCCCGCCTGAGAAGCGGAGCGAGGTCGTCCGTGTTATTGATGAGCTTGGCGAGACATCCAAGCTGCAGGTTGCCCTGCTGATTGACGCAAGCGCCAGCATGAAGCCGAAGCTTCGCGCGGTGGAAGAAGCGATTCATGATCTTATGCTAAGCCTGCAGGCGCGCCAGGGGAAGAGCGAGATTGCCGTGTTCCATTTTCCAAGCAGCAAGCACGGCGAGGACTGTAAGCTGGATCTGGACTGGACCGATAATCTGAAAGGCATTTCTTCTATATTTACGAAATTCCCTATGAGCGGAACAACGCCAACGGGTCCGGCAATGATGCAAGTCATTGATTTTTACCGGCAGGGGGATTATGGTAAGAAGAGCAGAAACGATGAAACGGATGGGATGATGAGTGACTACGTCGTTTAA
- a CDS encoding serine/threonine protein kinase, with amino-acid sequence MTTSFKLNLRRGAVVTGKWKQSRYRVERLLGEGANGKVYLVHADRGWCALKVGMDAIDLQSEINVLQTLEKQDRKQTYLYEVDDLLGEGGKEYPFYIMRYVRGVTISEFLEKNGPEWFPLIGLNLLGKLAELHRRGWVFGDLKIDNVLVADYGYVELVDYGGVTAMGKGIRQFTEIYDRGFWNAGSRSADARYDLFSFAVLCIMLHEPKKLHALTGGLPQIRSTEELERLISECKGLAPVAGWLKQALGGQFFDASEGAEAWRRLLHRRDTRVKSAKTPGWLKGLAAVSAVVLGISVYWLLRSGI; translated from the coding sequence GTGACTACGTCGTTTAAGTTAAATCTCCGCCGCGGTGCCGTTGTAACGGGGAAATGGAAGCAATCCCGTTATCGAGTCGAGCGGTTGCTTGGAGAGGGAGCGAACGGCAAGGTTTATCTCGTTCATGCTGACCGCGGCTGGTGCGCATTAAAGGTAGGGATGGACGCCATTGATCTGCAGTCGGAGATCAATGTTCTGCAGACTCTCGAGAAGCAAGACCGGAAGCAGACCTACCTCTATGAAGTGGATGACCTGCTTGGAGAGGGTGGCAAAGAGTATCCTTTCTATATTATGAGATACGTGCGTGGCGTAACGATTTCCGAATTCCTGGAGAAAAACGGGCCCGAGTGGTTCCCGCTTATTGGTCTTAACCTGCTTGGCAAGCTGGCCGAGCTTCACCGTAGGGGCTGGGTATTTGGCGATCTGAAGATCGATAACGTGCTGGTTGCCGATTACGGGTATGTGGAGCTTGTCGATTACGGCGGCGTTACGGCGATGGGCAAAGGGATCCGCCAGTTCACCGAAATCTATGACCGCGGCTTCTGGAATGCAGGATCGCGCTCGGCGGATGCCAGATACGATCTATTCTCCTTCGCCGTGCTATGCATCATGCTCCATGAACCGAAGAAGCTTCACGCGCTGACGGGAGGGTTGCCGCAAATCCGTTCAACTGAAGAACTGGAACGTTTAATTAGCGAGTGCAAGGGACTTGCTCCTGTAGCGGGATGGCTGAAGCAAGCGCTCGGCGGGCAATTCTTTGACGCTTCTGAAGGCGCAGAGGCCTGGCGGAGACTGCTGCACCGCAGGGATACGCGGGTAAAAAGCGCGAAGACGCCCGGATGGCTGAAAGGTCTTGCCGCCGTTTCGGCTGTTGTGCTTGGTATTTCGGTTTACTGGCTGCTTCGTAGTGGTATATAG
- the tilS gene encoding tRNA lysidine(34) synthetase TilS, with the protein METGDHKLLTDMMKYRATEQLWSKGDRIVAAVSGGPDSMALLHLLWQAARQEQLTVIAAHVNHGFRKDASRQEAEVVRQYAEKLGVPFEMIELDMPAYIEETGINAQSAAREKRYAFLHETAVKYGASAIALAHHADDQAETVLMRVIRGAGLTGLAGMAPKRKEKNVELIRPLLRMNKSDIVRYCSERDVPYCLDSSNNERYYFRNVVRLDVIPYLSQFNPQLNHSLRRIADVAGAEDDWMELEGQRLFTSLVTLSPDECKLNAGELIGLHVALQRRLIKLILNYLSKDAEIASFDAIETMRLAAAPAAPSTWRYDAGSGVRCIREYSSIRWVRVLNASGTSEDSYAFSISGDSKSAFITAGGRALHIERLKRGEAVKPAGRSEVCFDADRLVFPLMVRNRQPGDRIQVLGLNGSKKVQDMFVDEKIAPSERERYPLLVDANNRLLWIPGIRRSSHAQTGHETTDFLFIRMENE; encoded by the coding sequence ATGGAAACGGGAGACCATAAGCTGCTGACCGACATGATGAAATACAGAGCAACCGAACAGCTATGGTCAAAGGGCGACCGGATCGTGGCCGCCGTATCCGGCGGTCCCGATTCAATGGCTCTGCTGCATCTGCTCTGGCAGGCAGCCCGGCAGGAGCAGCTTACAGTTATTGCGGCACATGTTAATCATGGCTTCCGCAAGGATGCTTCCCGGCAGGAGGCGGAGGTTGTCCGCCAATATGCGGAGAAGCTGGGCGTACCATTCGAGATGATTGAGCTCGATATGCCCGCATACATAGAAGAAACAGGAATAAACGCGCAATCCGCTGCGCGGGAGAAGCGTTACGCTTTTTTACATGAGACCGCTGTAAAATATGGCGCATCTGCCATCGCGCTTGCCCATCATGCCGATGACCAGGCGGAGACGGTGCTGATGCGAGTCATTCGCGGAGCGGGCCTGACAGGCCTTGCGGGAATGGCTCCCAAACGGAAAGAAAAAAACGTGGAACTTATTCGACCATTACTTCGTATGAACAAGTCAGACATTGTGCGCTACTGCTCCGAGAGGGATGTTCCTTATTGCCTCGACAGCAGCAACAATGAGCGATATTATTTCAGGAATGTCGTTCGGCTGGATGTTATCCCTTATCTTTCACAATTTAATCCTCAGCTTAATCACTCGCTAAGGCGGATCGCCGATGTAGCGGGGGCGGAGGATGACTGGATGGAGCTGGAAGGACAGCGGCTCTTTACATCGCTTGTAACGTTGTCGCCGGATGAATGCAAGCTTAATGCCGGTGAACTGATCGGTCTTCATGTCGCTTTACAAAGAAGATTGATTAAACTAATATTAAATTATCTTTCGAAGGATGCAGAAATTGCCTCCTTTGACGCGATTGAGACGATGCGGCTTGCGGCAGCCCCTGCAGCCCCGAGTACCTGGCGATACGATGCCGGCTCGGGTGTTCGGTGCATCCGCGAGTATAGCAGCATCCGATGGGTGCGAGTGCTGAATGCATCGGGAACGTCCGAAGATAGCTATGCCTTTTCCATTTCCGGGGATTCGAAGTCGGCGTTTATCACAGCCGGCGGAAGAGCGCTGCATATTGAGCGGCTAAAGCGGGGTGAAGCGGTAAAACCTGCGGGACGGAGCGAGGTATGCTTTGATGCAGACCGGCTTGTTTTTCCGCTTATGGTGCGTAATCGGCAGCCTGGCGACCGAATTCAGGTTTTAGGATTAAATGGGTCCAAAAAAGTGCAAGATATGTTCGTTGACGAAAAGATCGCGCCATCCGAGCGAGAGCGATATCCGCTGCTGGTGGATGCGAATAACCGCCTGCTCTGGATTCCGGGGATACGACGTTCAAGCCATGCGCAAACCGGTCATGAGACAACGGACTTCCTGTTCATTCGAATGGAGAACGAATAA
- the hpt gene encoding hypoxanthine phosphoribosyltransferase, which produces MLNDIKEVLYDEGQIKAKVKELGETLSRDFDGRNPLVICVLKGAFIFMSDLVKEMPIKLEIDFMAVSSYGASTKSSGVVKIIKDLDASVEGRDVLIVEDIIDSGLTLSYLIDVLERRNAKSVTVATLFDKPARRSVDLEADYTGFSLPDEFVVGYGLDYAEKYRNLPFIGILKPEVYEK; this is translated from the coding sequence TTGTTGAACGATATTAAAGAGGTACTCTACGACGAAGGGCAAATCAAGGCGAAGGTGAAGGAGCTTGGGGAAACTTTAAGCCGCGACTTCGACGGGCGTAATCCGCTCGTTATTTGCGTCCTCAAAGGTGCGTTTATTTTCATGTCCGACCTGGTCAAAGAGATGCCGATTAAACTTGAGATCGATTTTATGGCGGTATCGAGCTACGGGGCTTCGACCAAATCGTCGGGTGTCGTAAAGATTATTAAAGATCTTGATGCTTCCGTAGAAGGGCGTGACGTCCTGATCGTCGAAGATATTATTGACAGCGGTCTGACTCTGAGCTATTTGATCGATGTGCTGGAGCGCCGCAATGCCAAGTCGGTAACGGTTGCCACGCTGTTCGATAAGCCTGCACGCCGTTCGGTTGATCTCGAGGCAGACTACACCGGGTTCTCGCTGCCGGATGAGTTTGTTGTCGGCTACGGCCTCGATTACGCAGAGAAATACCGCAACCTTCCGTTCATCGGCATTCTGAAGCCGGAAGTTTACGAGAAATAG